The sequence aagttaggtttctctttttcagttttatatttttgatttttagattttggtgaAGATTTCACAATGccaacagaaaaaaatgaagtgaaCGATGGTAGTTAGAGAGAACAAAAATTAGTTGATTTAATTTGGTATTACTCTTACCTTGTtcgagaaaattttaaatagtctaaactatttttttgatattttgtatgtcaaatgaaaataaaaatataaaactaacactacaagaaaataatCTTATTGCAACTATAATTTTTGTCacaatatatagatttttcgtcacaatttttttattgtgaCTAATGTGTGACAAATTCAAAAAAGTCACAATAAAATGGTCACAAATCATGTTTTGTATCAAAATCGTCACACTTATAGTGACGATCTACTACGGTAGCAGATTTGTTACCAATTGTGACGAAAtataaaagtcacaaaaatgacacaTTTTGTTACGGTTAAAATGTAACATATACGTCACGAACCGTGACAAAAAATTAGTGACAGATTCGTTAGGAGTTGTTACCAAATTTATGTCACCTATTATTCACAAACCCCCGGCCGAAAAAAAGTCACAAATCTGTCACGAATGGTGACCAAAAGGTAGTAATAATATTGTCACAAACTTTTAATTTGTGACGTTTTGTTGATACTACTATAGTTCATGATTATTAATAATCTGAAAACTGTTGCAAATTAGTCATATATCGTGACTACgtaattatttttcaaatatctataatacATACAATGAAACACATAATAAAACGTTAAATTACCACCAAGAACTAGCATCCAAATCAAAGAACAAAGTACGTTTGCAAAGATAACAACAAGAAAAAAGCCTTaacaaaatacataataaaagATACTAAGAACATGTTGTGAACGTATTCCATGGAAACTGGATAGTGTTGGTGGTGGATCCAGACCTAGACATTCAAACTTGTGATTGACTGAACAAGCTTTTCCATATTttcaagtcttttttttttcaaactgtAGATTCTCTTTACAGCTCTGTTTAAGCTCTGCTTCCACCTCTTGCAatctttttgttattatttccACTTCTTCAGAAGCATGTGATTCATTCGATGGAGCTTCAATAGATGGTAAAACCTTACTGTGTAGTGCTCCAAGTCCAAAGACATGTCCTTGGTTAGATGTTCCAGCATcctaataaaaataacaaacgtGTGAACAAAAACTAAAGCCATGCAAAATTGTTGTAATAATTAATGAGTATGATATTTACCACTGTACATCACAAAAAATCCAGGTGCAGTTAGTGAGTAACAAACAAACCACAATGACTTGACACTTAAGAAACACATATCACTACTACTATTTTATAATCGTACttcaattatatattgtttatcaTTAAGGACAAATAAGAGAAATAATCAATAATATAACTAACTGTAAATATTTGGCATTAATATATATCACAAAACATTATTCAAACATTACAGTAGCACAAAGGTTAGAATGTTACCTTGATAAAAATTTCGTTTTTCTCACACTGATCAAGATTCTCAGGTGTCACATTCTGTAGACCAGAAGATTCAAGTTGTCCCAGGCGTTGTTGTACATGCTTTTCATAAGTGTCTGCAACCAATCGAGCTCGCTCATCAACGTAAGTTCCGTCCGGTTTTTGATGTGTTTTCTTCATCACAGCAATAAAAGAGAAGTCTTCGTTGTTTGCTTCctacaaacaattaaaaaatacatcgaaaataaataatacaaaa comes from Brassica rapa cultivar Chiifu-401-42 chromosome A02, CAAS_Brap_v3.01, whole genome shotgun sequence and encodes:
- the LOC103854613 gene encoding uncharacterized protein LOC103854613 isoform X2, with the protein product MAPPTIGGRSYGRSPKAKKTSASARASRLSNRNGLDLHQHRAGLCSYAKVQDVLEANNEDFSFIAVMKKTHQKPDGTYVDERARLVADTYEKHVQQRLGQLESSGLQNVTPENLDQCEKNEIFIKDAGTSNQGHVFGLGALHSKVLPSIEAPSNESHASEEVEIITKRLQEVEAELKQSCKENLQFEKKKT
- the LOC103854613 gene encoding uncharacterized protein LOC103854613 isoform X1, with protein sequence MRGYFPCQNYSIFLSYLFLSPSSSVRKMAPPTIGGRSYGRSPKAKKTSASARASRLSNRNGLDLHQHRAGLCSYAKVQDVLEANNEDFSFIAVMKKTHQKPDGTYVDERARLVADTYEKHVQQRLGQLESSGLQNVTPENLDQCEKNEIFIKDAGTSNQGHVFGLGALHSKVLPSIEAPSNESHASEEVEIITKRLQEVEAELKQSCKENLQFEKKKT